In the genome of Nocardia sp. NBC_00416, one region contains:
- a CDS encoding outer membrane protein assembly factor BamB family protein, translating to MALPSGMRTLVLAAVAAVLTSVGAVVVVVHHDEGPRRIAGDAVPELVWSLDASTTYGQPGAEFRSPVGGTEYDFGSAGFIDAGATMVTVLGIADDGMSLRDPVMYGIDADTGVTRWHAPAAELGGCASIPVHGVLVCFTSSWAETPALIGYDIADGTVTRTPVDWPVFALAADEEQVYVAEGDVESDDVRVHAGTLGDPDAHWTRMFAMGTAWEDLSGEILDVAHGQGVLTLGADVAGFDLATGEPTWTTELTGCSSLTGTSGALVVRLHAECGGPPGTAAADILDGAGRILATTDDGIVHDLMLDRAADETIPVLLGDTAYDRRDGTVRWTNPDLVRRLPDGNGGVGASGTATAVLGDTALLHDSATGALTGLDLRTGRELWRKSIPYFGSALAWDGDIAVFSDSIGLCAIDPGTGEIVWAAPFDAAAADSVGITGEGEFTVRNNGRYVYASARTMNGLTSPV from the coding sequence ATGGCATTGCCGTCGGGTATGCGCACTCTGGTACTCGCGGCCGTCGCCGCCGTGCTCACCAGCGTGGGGGCGGTGGTGGTAGTGGTGCATCACGACGAGGGCCCACGCAGGATCGCCGGTGACGCCGTACCGGAGCTCGTGTGGTCGCTCGACGCGTCCACCACGTACGGGCAGCCCGGCGCCGAATTCCGATCTCCTGTCGGCGGCACCGAATACGACTTCGGTAGCGCGGGTTTCATCGACGCGGGGGCCACCATGGTGACAGTGCTCGGGATCGCCGACGACGGCATGTCGTTGCGCGACCCGGTGATGTACGGCATCGATGCCGATACCGGCGTGACCCGCTGGCACGCTCCAGCCGCCGAACTCGGTGGTTGTGCGTCCATACCGGTCCACGGTGTGCTCGTCTGCTTCACTTCGTCCTGGGCCGAGACGCCTGCCCTGATCGGTTATGACATCGCTGACGGGACGGTCACCCGGACGCCGGTCGACTGGCCCGTCTTCGCCCTCGCGGCCGACGAGGAGCAGGTCTATGTCGCGGAGGGCGACGTCGAATCCGACGATGTGCGCGTGCACGCGGGAACGCTCGGGGACCCGGACGCCCACTGGACCCGGATGTTCGCCATGGGCACCGCCTGGGAAGACCTCTCCGGCGAGATCCTCGACGTCGCGCACGGTCAGGGTGTGCTGACGCTCGGTGCCGATGTCGCAGGTTTCGACCTCGCCACCGGCGAGCCGACCTGGACCACCGAATTGACCGGATGCTCCAGCCTCACGGGGACTTCCGGCGCCCTCGTCGTGCGATTACACGCCGAATGCGGCGGTCCACCGGGGACCGCCGCCGCCGACATCCTGGACGGTGCCGGGCGGATCCTCGCCACCACCGACGACGGGATCGTGCACGACTTGATGCTCGACCGCGCGGCGGACGAGACGATCCCCGTCCTGCTCGGCGACACCGCCTACGACCGGCGTGACGGAACCGTGCGCTGGACGAACCCGGATCTCGTCCGCCGCCTGCCCGACGGGAACGGCGGAGTCGGGGCCTCGGGGACAGCGACCGCGGTTCTCGGCGATACAGCTCTGCTCCACGATTCCGCAACTGGTGCCCTGACCGGGCTGGATCTCCGTACCGGCCGGGAACTGTGGCGGAAATCGATCCCCTACTTCGGTTCTGCTCTCGCGTGGGACGGCGATATCGCGGTCTTCTCCGATTCCATCGGTCTGTGTGCGATCGATCCGGGTACCGGCGAGATCGTGTGGGCCGCCCCGTTCGACGCTGCTGCGGCCGACTCGGTCGGCATCACCGGCGAGGGTGAGTTCACCGTGCGGAACAACGGCCGTTACGTCTACGCGTCCGCACGCACGATGAACGGGCTGACTTCCCCTGTCTGA